The following proteins are co-located in the Undibacter mobilis genome:
- a CDS encoding amino acid ABC transporter permease — protein MTMSEGDLAVARINFVRQQTLEPQPPPSSMTGPVGWLRENLFSTPFNIVLTILIALLFLWIVPDMLRYLIFDAVWSGADRTVCLITPERPVVGACWPFVFERLPYFIYGSYPIPERWRVDVFFVMLAVAIVWLLWLNAPRRDLGVIYAFVVTPVCSYILLSGWSLIGLPKVDTVLWGGVLVTIVVSAVGIVISLPLGILLALGRRSAMPAVKLFSVIFIEFVRGVPLVTVLFMASVMLPLFVPEHLSPDKLLRALIGIAMFASAYMAEVVRAGLAAIPKGQFEGAQAVGLGYWQMMRLIVLPQALKITIPNIVNTYIGLFKDTTLVFIVGIFDLLRTIEVSRIDPKWAAPSTSATGYAVAAFFYLICCYGMSRYAQETEKRLRKADRR, from the coding sequence ATGACAATGTCAGAAGGCGATCTCGCCGTTGCCCGGATCAACTTCGTCCGCCAGCAGACGCTGGAGCCGCAGCCGCCGCCGTCGTCGATGACCGGTCCGGTCGGATGGCTGCGCGAGAACCTTTTCTCGACGCCGTTCAATATCGTTCTGACGATACTGATCGCGCTGCTGTTCCTGTGGATCGTGCCGGATATGCTGCGTTATCTGATATTCGACGCCGTCTGGAGCGGCGCCGACCGCACTGTCTGTTTGATCACGCCCGAGCGTCCGGTCGTTGGGGCTTGTTGGCCCTTCGTATTCGAGCGCCTGCCGTATTTCATCTATGGTTCTTATCCGATCCCTGAGCGCTGGCGCGTTGACGTCTTCTTCGTGATGCTGGCGGTGGCGATCGTCTGGCTGTTGTGGCTCAATGCGCCGCGGCGCGACCTCGGCGTCATCTATGCCTTCGTCGTAACGCCGGTGTGCTCCTACATCCTGCTCAGCGGCTGGTCGCTGATCGGCCTGCCTAAGGTCGATACCGTGTTGTGGGGCGGTGTGCTCGTCACCATCGTGGTGTCCGCCGTTGGCATTGTAATTTCGTTGCCGCTCGGCATTCTGCTGGCGCTCGGCCGACGCTCGGCGATGCCTGCCGTCAAATTGTTTTCGGTGATTTTCATCGAGTTCGTGCGCGGCGTGCCGCTCGTCACCGTTCTGTTCATGGCGAGCGTGATGCTGCCGCTGTTCGTGCCGGAACATCTGTCGCCAGACAAGCTGCTGCGTGCGCTTATCGGCATTGCAATGTTCGCTTCCGCCTATATGGCGGAAGTGGTGCGGGCCGGTCTGGCCGCGATTCCGAAGGGGCAGTTCGAGGGCGCGCAAGCGGTGGGCCTCGGCTACTGGCAGATGATGCGACTGATCGTGCTGCCGCAGGCACTCAAGATCACCATTCCGAACATCGTGAACACCTATATCGGTCTGTTCAAGGACACGACCCTGGTGTTCATCGTCGGCATTTTCGATCTTCTGCGCACGATCGAAGTATCGCGCATCGACCCGAAATGGGCGGCGCCGAGCACGTCTGCGACCGGTTACGCCGTGGCGGCGTTTTTCTACCTGATCTGTTGCTATGGAATGTCGCGTTACGCGCAAGAGACCGAAAAGCGGCTGCGTAAAGCCGATCGCCGCTGA
- a CDS encoding amino acid ABC transporter ATP-binding protein, translating to MAEAALKIKPSRLTNKVAVEIIGMNKWYGDFHVLRDINLRVDGGERIVICGPSGSGKSTMIRCINRLEEHQTGQIIVDGVELTQDLKKIDEVRREVGMVFQHFNLFPHLTILENCTLAPIWVRKMPKREAEEVAMHYLKRVKIPEQAHKFPGQLSGGQQQRVAIARALCMSPKIMLFDEPTSALDPEMVKEVLDTMVTLAEEGMTMLCVTHEMGFARQVADRVIFMDAGQIVEMNTPNEFFSNPQHERTKLFLSQILH from the coding sequence ATGGCCGAAGCCGCTCTCAAGATCAAACCGAGCCGACTGACCAATAAAGTCGCGGTCGAAATTATCGGTATGAACAAATGGTATGGCGACTTCCATGTGTTGCGCGACATCAATCTGCGTGTCGATGGCGGGGAGCGCATCGTCATCTGCGGGCCGTCCGGCTCCGGCAAGTCGACCATGATCCGCTGTATCAACCGTCTGGAAGAACACCAGACGGGCCAGATCATCGTCGACGGCGTTGAGCTGACCCAGGACCTCAAGAAGATCGATGAGGTGCGGCGTGAAGTCGGTATGGTGTTCCAGCACTTCAATCTGTTTCCGCATCTGACCATTCTGGAGAACTGCACGCTGGCGCCGATTTGGGTGCGCAAAATGCCCAAGCGGGAGGCCGAGGAGGTCGCCATGCACTATCTCAAGCGCGTGAAGATCCCGGAGCAGGCTCACAAGTTTCCCGGTCAGCTCTCCGGCGGACAGCAGCAGCGTGTCGCCATTGCGCGCGCGCTTTGTATGAGTCCGAAGATCATGTTGTTCGACGAACCCACCTCGGCGCTCGATCCGGAAATGGTCAAGGAAGTGCTCGACACCATGGTTACGCTCGCCGAGGAAGGCATGACCATGTTGTGCGTGACCCACGAAATGGGCTTTGCCCGTCAGGTCGCCGACCGCGTCATTTTCATGGATGCCGGGCAGATCGTGGAGATGAACACGCCGAATGAGTTCTTCTCGAACCCGCAGCACGAGCGCACCAAGCTGTTCCTCAGCCAGATTTTGCACTGA
- a CDS encoding DUF2239 family protein, with protein sequence MSNIAQPTAPTFRCTAFEGGNRLASGSYVEVAVAVKQRARACPDAPILIFDDLSGREIDFDLRGSDRDIAARLEKQFANAAEPARAAGRPKLGVVSREVTLLPRHWEWLAAQPGGASATLRRLVEGATRATGDDRAVLRQLQERTYAFMSAMAGNLPGFEEASRALFANKIADMETHMAAWPDDVRAHVLRLFEGEPAAAA encoded by the coding sequence ATGTCAAATATAGCTCAGCCCACCGCCCCGACGTTCCGCTGCACGGCTTTCGAGGGCGGCAATCGCCTGGCCTCCGGTTCCTATGTCGAGGTGGCTGTCGCGGTAAAACAGCGCGCTCGCGCTTGTCCGGACGCTCCCATCCTCATTTTCGACGACCTTTCGGGCCGCGAGATCGATTTCGATCTGCGCGGCTCGGATCGCGACATCGCGGCACGCCTCGAGAAGCAATTCGCGAACGCCGCCGAACCGGCCCGCGCCGCCGGACGGCCGAAGCTCGGAGTGGTCAGCCGTGAAGTCACGTTGCTGCCACGTCATTGGGAATGGCTGGCGGCACAACCCGGCGGCGCCTCGGCCACGCTGCGCCGGCTTGTCGAGGGCGCAACGCGGGCGACGGGTGACGACCGCGCCGTGCTGCGCCAGCTTCAGGAGCGCACTTACGCCTTCATGTCGGCGATGGCCGGCAACCTGCCCGGCTTCGAGGAAGCATCGCGCGCGCTGTTTGCGAACAAGATTGCCGACATGGAAACACACATGGCAGCATGGCCAGACGACGTGCGCGCGCACGTCCTGCGGCTGTTCGAGGGCGAACCGGCAGCCGCCGCCTGA